One stretch of Zingiber officinale cultivar Zhangliang chromosome 6B, Zo_v1.1, whole genome shotgun sequence DNA includes these proteins:
- the LOC121988900 gene encoding light-mediated development protein DET1-like isoform X7, with protein MFRITNVAARVFKRQIHAPRPGASINFVRQFYENLVPGSTICDIDCPDHSFRKFTDDGQYLVSVSRNMQDIIVFRPKWLSYSFKGENCDHQTLTQKAKKFDSFFTHLYSISLGSSNEFICKEFFLYLENHQFGLFATSTTQTHEVPPIEGAIHGLPSIDKITFHLVRLNDGVVMDEKSFCNDYVNLVHNMGVFLYENLLCILSLRHQTIHILQVRDSGNLFDVRRIGPFCLEDDELFLNSNSQVTEANSFISGIKQRLLSFIFRKAWNEEPDPSLVQFLDRQHLLLKFGSTDGGVRNSDHHPAFFAVYNMETTEIVAFYQNSSEELYSLFERFYDYFHADSRESVHANFISSHSNNIHALEQLQSMKSKASGFSQYVKKMLGTLPYTCQSQSPSPYFDLSLFRYDEKLISSTDRHRHSTDHPIKFISRRQPNVPKFKIKTGLDTGGADNRVKRSSFLFHPYWPLVLSIQQTYMQPTVVNIHLRL; from the exons ATGTTTAGGATCACCAACGTCGCGGCTAGGGTCTTCAAGCGCCAAATCCACGCTCCTCGTCCTGGTGCCAGT ATTAACTTTGTTAGACAATTTTACGAGAATCTTGTTCCTGGCTCTACTATATGTGATATTGATTGTCCAGATCATTCATTTCGGAAGTTCACAGATGATGGGCAGTACCTTGTTAGTGTCAGCAGGAACATGCAGGATATCATAGTTTTCAGACCTAAATGGTTGTCATATTCATTCAAGGGAGAAAATTGTGATCACCAAACCTTGACTCAGAAAGCGAAGAAGTTCGACAGTTTCTTTACTCATCTGTACAGTATATCACTAGGATCCAGCAATGAATTCATTTGCAAGGAATTCTTTCTTTATCTGGAGAACCATCAGTTTGGCTTATTTGCAACATCAACCACACAAACTCATGAAGTTCCTCCTATTGAGGGGGCAATTCATGGACTTCCTTCAATAGACAAAATAACTTTTCACCTTGTAAG ACTGAATGATGGAGTGGTAATGGACGAGAAATCTTTTTGCAATGACTATGTCAACTTAGTGCATAACATGGGGGTTTTCTTGTATGAAAATTTGTTGTGTATATTGTCCTTAAGACATCAGACAATACATATCCTCCAAGTTCGTGATTCAGGAAATCTATTTGATGTACGAAGGATTGGCCCATTCTGCCTAGAGGATGATGAACTATTTCTTAACTCTAATTCTCAG GTTACAGAAGCAAATTCTTTCATTTCTGGTATCAAGCAACGTctgctttcctttatttttagaAAAGCATGGAATGAAGAACCAGATCCATCCTTG GTTCAATTTTTGGATCGTCAGCATCTTCTTTTGAAGTTTGGCAGTACTGATGGTGGT GTTCGGAATTCTGATCATCATCCAGCATTCTTTGCTGTTTATAACATGGAAACTACTGAGATTGTTGCATTTTATCAG AATTCATCTGAGGAACTATATTCCTTGTTTGAGCGGTTCTATGACTATTTTCATGCGGACTCGAGAGAGTCTGTGCATGCTAATTTCATTTCTTCACACTCCAATAATATTCATGCTCTTGAACAACTGCAAAGCATGAAAAGCAAAGCAAGCGGCTTCTCACAG TATGTGAAAAAAATGTTGGGCACACTGCCATACACTTGTCAATCACAAAGCCCTTCACCGTATTTTGATCTCTCACTCTTTCGCTACGACGAAAAG TTGATTTCCTCCACAGACCGACATAGGCACTCTACTGATCATCCAATAAAATTTATTTCAAGAAGGCAACCAAATGTCCCAAAATTCAAGATAAAGACAG GACTCGATACCGGTGGTGCGGACAACAGGGTGAAGCGGTCCTCTTTCCTATTCCACCCTTACTGGCCTCTTGTGCTTTCGATCCAGCAGACGTACATGCAACCGACAGTTGTGAACATTCATCTGAGGCTGTGA
- the LOC121988900 gene encoding light-mediated development protein DET1-like isoform X8: protein MQDIIVFRPKWLSYSFKGENCDHQTLTQKAKKFDSFFTHLYSISLGSSNEFICKEFFLYLENHQFGLFATSTTQTHEVPPIEGAIHGLPSIDKITFHLVRLNDGVVMDEKSFCNDYVNLVHNMGVFLYENLLCILSLRHQTIHILQVRDSGNLFDVRRIGPFCLEDDELFLNSNSQCAGINKSRPQEFVHQSNNDIHHQQVTEANSFISGIKQRLLSFIFRKAWNEEPDPSLRVQHLKKKFYYLFQDYLDLIMLKQVQFLDRQHLLLKFGSTDGGVRNSDHHPAFFAVYNMETTEIVAFYQNSSEELYSLFERFYDYFHADSRESVHANFISSHSNNIHALEQLQSMKSKASGFSQYVKKMLGTLPYTCQSQSPSPYFDLSLFRYDEKLISSTDRHRHSTDHPIKFISRRQPNVPKFKIKTGLDTGGADNRVKRSSFLFHPYWPLVLSIQQTYMQPTVVNIHLRL, encoded by the exons ATGCAGGATATCATAGTTTTCAGACCTAAATGGTTGTCATATTCATTCAAGGGAGAAAATTGTGATCACCAAACCTTGACTCAGAAAGCGAAGAAGTTCGACAGTTTCTTTACTCATCTGTACAGTATATCACTAGGATCCAGCAATGAATTCATTTGCAAGGAATTCTTTCTTTATCTGGAGAACCATCAGTTTGGCTTATTTGCAACATCAACCACACAAACTCATGAAGTTCCTCCTATTGAGGGGGCAATTCATGGACTTCCTTCAATAGACAAAATAACTTTTCACCTTGTAAG ACTGAATGATGGAGTGGTAATGGACGAGAAATCTTTTTGCAATGACTATGTCAACTTAGTGCATAACATGGGGGTTTTCTTGTATGAAAATTTGTTGTGTATATTGTCCTTAAGACATCAGACAATACATATCCTCCAAGTTCGTGATTCAGGAAATCTATTTGATGTACGAAGGATTGGCCCATTCTGCCTAGAGGATGATGAACTATTTCTTAACTCTAATTCTCAG TGTGCCGGAATTAATAAAAGCAGGCCTCAGGAATTTGTTCATCAGTCAAATAACGATATTCATCACCAGCAGGTTACAGAAGCAAATTCTTTCATTTCTGGTATCAAGCAACGTctgctttcctttatttttagaAAAGCATGGAATGAAGAACCAGATCCATCCTTG AGGGTTCAACATCTTAAGAAGAAGTTCTATTATCTCTTCCAAGATTATCTTGATCTCATCATGTTGAAG CAGGTTCAATTTTTGGATCGTCAGCATCTTCTTTTGAAGTTTGGCAGTACTGATGGTGGT GTTCGGAATTCTGATCATCATCCAGCATTCTTTGCTGTTTATAACATGGAAACTACTGAGATTGTTGCATTTTATCAG AATTCATCTGAGGAACTATATTCCTTGTTTGAGCGGTTCTATGACTATTTTCATGCGGACTCGAGAGAGTCTGTGCATGCTAATTTCATTTCTTCACACTCCAATAATATTCATGCTCTTGAACAACTGCAAAGCATGAAAAGCAAAGCAAGCGGCTTCTCACAG TATGTGAAAAAAATGTTGGGCACACTGCCATACACTTGTCAATCACAAAGCCCTTCACCGTATTTTGATCTCTCACTCTTTCGCTACGACGAAAAG TTGATTTCCTCCACAGACCGACATAGGCACTCTACTGATCATCCAATAAAATTTATTTCAAGAAGGCAACCAAATGTCCCAAAATTCAAGATAAAGACAG GACTCGATACCGGTGGTGCGGACAACAGGGTGAAGCGGTCCTCTTTCCTATTCCACCCTTACTGGCCTCTTGTGCTTTCGATCCAGCAGACGTACATGCAACCGACAGTTGTGAACATTCATCTGAGGCTGTGA